The DNA segment CATGAAGCGGTCGATGCCCAGGATCAGCGCCATGCCGGCGACGGGCACTTCCGGCACCACCGCCAGCGTCGCTGCCAGGGTGATGAAGCCGGCGCCGGTGACGCCCGCCGCGCCCTTCGAACTCAGCATCGCGACCAGCAGCAGCATGATCTGGTGGCCGAGGCTCAACTCGGTGTTGGTGGCCTGCGCGATGAACAACGCGGCCAGCGTCATGTAGATGTTGGTGCCGTCCAGGTTGAACGAATAGCCGGTGGGCACCACCAGGCCGACCACGGACTTCGCCGCACCGGCGCGCTCCATCTTCTCCATCAGCGACGGCAGCGCGGATTCGGACGAGGACGTGCCGAGCACCAGCAGCAGTTCGGCCTTGAGGTAGCGGATCAGGCGGAAGATCGAGAAACCGCACCACCACGACACCAGCCCGAGGATCACGATCACGAACAGCAGTGAGGTGAGATAGAACGAACCGACCAGCCACGCCAGGTTGACCAGCATGCCGACGCCGTACTTGCCGATGGTGAAGGCGATGGCACCGAACGCACCGATCGGCGCGGCGCGCATCAGGATGTGCACCAGGCGGAACACCGGCGCGGTCAGCGCCTCCAGCAGGTTCAGTACCGGGCGGCCTTTCTCGCCGACCAGCGCCAGCGACAGGCCGAACAGCACGGCGACGAACAACACCTGCAGGATGTTGTCGCCCACCAGCGGGCTGACCAGCGTCTTCGGGATGATGTCCATCAGGAAGCCGACCAGCGACAGCTCGTGCGATTTCTGCACGTAGTCGTTGACTGCCGACTGGTCCAGGTCTGCCGGGTTGATGTTCATGCCGGCGCCGGGCTGCACCACGTGCGCCACGACCATGCCGACCACGAGCGCCAGCGTGGAGAAGAACAGGAAGTACACCATCGCCTTGGCGAACACCCGGCCCACGGTGCGCAGGTGGGTCATGCCGGCGATGCCGGTGACGATGGTCAGGAAGATCACCGGCGCGATGATCATCTTCACTAGCTTGATGAAGGCATCGCCCAGCGGCTTCATCGATTCGGCCAGCGCGGGCTCGAAGTGGCCCAGCGTCGCGCCCAGCACGATGGCCACGATCACCTGGAAGTACAGCTGCTTGTACAGCGGCTGCTTCGGCGGTGGCAGGACGGGCGCTTCGGCCAGGTGCATGGGATGGCTCCGGGAACGGACAGGACGCCACCCGCATCGGCGGCCGGCATGTTGTACCCCCGCTTCGCCGCGGCACCGATAACCTATTGGTACTAGCCCACGTCCTTGCGGCGGCGTCCCCGTAGACTGGCCGCCATGCTGCGCACGCGTCGCCACCGCCAGACCCTGCTCGTCGTCCTGCTCACCGTGGGCGGCGCGATGCTGGCGATGGCGATGGCCTACCGCTGGGCCGGTGCACGCGCATTGCGTGACGAAACCGCCCAGCTGCATCGACAACTGGACCTGCATTCGCAGGCCCTGCAGCAACGCATCGACCGCTACCGCACGCTGCCGCAGGTGCTGGCCCAGGATCCTGACCTGCGCCAGGCGCTCGCCGCGCCGGTGGACGATGCGCGCCGCAATGCGCTCAACCAGCGCCTGGAAGACGCCAACAGCGTGACCCGCTCCTCCACGCTCACCCTGATCGACCGCCGCGGTATCGCACTGGCGGCGAGCAACTGGCGCGAGCCCACCAGCAACGTCGGCGAGGACTACAGCTTCCGCCCCTACGTGCAGCAGGCGCTGCGCGACGGTCGCGGCCAGTTCTACGGCATCGGCCTGACGACGGGCGAGCCCGGTTATTTCCTGTCGCAGGCCATCACCGGCCCCGATGGACAGGTAGCCGGCCTGGTCGTCATCAAGATCGAACTGGACGCGCTGGAACAGGAATGGCTGCAGACGCCGGACATCGTCCTGGTCAGCGATGCGCACGACGTGATCTTCCTCGCCAGCCGCGACGAGTGGCGTTACCGCACGCTCCGCGCGCTTACCGAAACCGACCGGCGCGAACTCACCACCACCCGCCAGTACGCGCGCCAGCAGCTCTCGCCGCTGCGCGTGCAGGCGCTGCCTTCGGATGCAGGCGACACGCGTCGCGTGCGCTTGCTCGATCCGGCGCTGGCCGATCCGGTGCTGTGGCAATCAATGGCCCTGCCCGAAGAAGGCTGGCACCTGCACCTGCTGCACGACGCGTCGGCCACCGTCGCGGCCGCGCGCACCGCGGCGATCGCGGCCGGTGGCGGCTGGCTGGCGCTGTCGTTCCTGGTGTTGTTCATGCAGCAGCGTCGCCGCCTGGCCGTGCTGCGCCAACGCAGCCGCGCCGAACTGGAAGCCGTGCTCCAGCAGCACGCGCAAGAACTGCGCACCGCGCAGGACGGCATCGTCGAAGCCGCGCGCTCGGCCGATGCCGGCCTCAGCCGCAGCCTGGAGCACCTGCCGCAGGGCGTGGTGATCATCGATGCCGACCTGCGCCTGGTGGCATGGAACTCGCGCTACATGGACCTGTTCCGCTTTCCGCCGGACCTGATCCACGTCGGACGGCCGATCGAGGACGTGTTCCGCTTCAACGCGCGGCGCGGCCTGCTCGGGCCGGGGCCGGTGGAAGAGGCGATCCAGCGCCGACTGGAGCATCTGCGCAGCGGCAAGCCGCACATGCGCGAGAGCGAGAAGGACGACGGCGTGGTGCTGGAGATCCGCGGCAACCCGCTGCCGGATGGCGGTTTCGTCACCAGCTATGCCGACATCACCAGCTACAAGAACGCCGCGCGCGAACTACGTTCGCTGGCGGACGCGCTCGAGCACCGCGTGGAAGAACGCACGCGCGCGCTCGCCGATGCGACCCAGGCGGCGGAGAGCGCCAACCGTTACAAGACGCGCTTCGTGGCCTCGGCGGTGCACGACCTGCTGCAGCCGCTCAACGCCGCCCGCATGTTCGTCTCCGCGTTGCGCGGCCGGCTGGCGGACGAGGAAGCGCGACGCATCGCCGACCACGTGGACAACGCGCTGGTCGCGCAGGACGCCATCCTCAACAGCCTGCTGGACATCGCGCGGCTGGAATCCGGCGCGCTCCCCACGCGCGTGCGCGACTTCGCCCTCGCGCCGCTGCTGGAAACGCTGGCGCGCGAGTTCGGCATCGTCGCGGCGGATCGCGGGCTGCGGCTGGACAGCGTGCCGACCCGCGCCATCGTGCGCAGCGACGAAGCGCTGCTGCGGCGCATCCTGCAGAACTTCCTGTCCAACGCGATCCGCTACACCCCACGCGGCCGGGTGCTGCTCGGCGTGCGGCGCTTCCCGCAGGGCGTTCGCATCGAAGTGCACGACCAGGGCCCCGGCATCCCGGAAAGCCTGCAGGCGGAAATCTTCGAGGAATTCCGCCGGCTCGGCGACGGCGTGGTGAACGATCGCGGCGCCGGCCTGGGCCTGGCGATCGTGGAACGCATCGG comes from the Pseudoxanthomonas sp. YR558 genome and includes:
- a CDS encoding PAS-domain containing protein produces the protein MRTRRHRQTLLVVLLTVGGAMLAMAMAYRWAGARALRDETAQLHRQLDLHSQALQQRIDRYRTLPQVLAQDPDLRQALAAPVDDARRNALNQRLEDANSVTRSSTLTLIDRRGIALAASNWREPTSNVGEDYSFRPYVQQALRDGRGQFYGIGLTTGEPGYFLSQAITGPDGQVAGLVVIKIELDALEQEWLQTPDIVLVSDAHDVIFLASRDEWRYRTLRALTETDRRELTTTRQYARQQLSPLRVQALPSDAGDTRRVRLLDPALADPVLWQSMALPEEGWHLHLLHDASATVAAARTAAIAAGGGWLALSFLVLFMQQRRRLAVLRQRSRAELEAVLQQHAQELRTAQDGIVEAARSADAGLSRSLEHLPQGVVIIDADLRLVAWNSRYMDLFRFPPDLIHVGRPIEDVFRFNARRGLLGPGPVEEAIQRRLEHLRSGKPHMRESEKDDGVVLEIRGNPLPDGGFVTSYADITSYKNAARELRSLADALEHRVEERTRALADATQAAESANRYKTRFVASAVHDLLQPLNAARMFVSALRGRLADEEARRIADHVDNALVAQDAILNSLLDIARLESGALPTRVRDFALAPLLETLAREFGIVAADRGLRLDSVPTRAIVRSDEALLRRILQNFLSNAIRYTPRGRVLLGVRRFPQGVRIEVHDQGPGIPESLQAEIFEEFRRLGDGVVNDRGAGLGLAIVERIGRLLGHRIGLRSQLGRGSVFWVELPRGAAGAATLEPASPIIESDDGSPLRGRRVWCIDDDPRVCEATRALLHRWECEVPLAAGPAEALAAAMPGQAPDLLLLDVRLGDTDGPTVYAALCERWAASPPVILVTAERDDALRALAQAYGWGFLSKPVKPAALRALMTQLHVRRAR
- a CDS encoding dicarboxylate/amino acid:cation symporter, producing the protein MHLAEAPVLPPPKQPLYKQLYFQVIVAIVLGATLGHFEPALAESMKPLGDAFIKLVKMIIAPVIFLTIVTGIAGMTHLRTVGRVFAKAMVYFLFFSTLALVVGMVVAHVVQPGAGMNINPADLDQSAVNDYVQKSHELSLVGFLMDIIPKTLVSPLVGDNILQVLFVAVLFGLSLALVGEKGRPVLNLLEALTAPVFRLVHILMRAAPIGAFGAIAFTIGKYGVGMLVNLAWLVGSFYLTSLLFVIVILGLVSWWCGFSIFRLIRYLKAELLLVLGTSSSESALPSLMEKMERAGAAKSVVGLVVPTGYSFNLDGTNIYMTLAALFIAQATNTELSLGHQIMLLLVAMLSSKGAAGVTGAGFITLAATLAVVPEVPVAGMALILGIDRFMSECRSLTNFTGNAVATLVVARWENALDRDALARALGGPSAPIAAAPDPAAGPGDPTRLTAD